CCTTGCAACTGCTGCTTTCTTGCTGCTGCACATCATTCTTGTTATCGGGCCCCTCTGCCGGCTAAACCCAAAATTTCTGCCCCTGCTGTACAACCGGCGACACATGGGCGTTTCCATGTTTATCCTTGCGCTGGCACATGGCATATTCAGCATTATCCAGTTTCACGTACTGGCAGACCTGAATCCGCTGATAAGCATCCTCGTGAGCAACGGACAATATTCAAGCCTCGCCAACTTTCCTTTTCAGCCCCTCGGTTTGCTTGCGCTTGCTATTTTATTGTTGATGGCTGTTACAAGCCATGATTACTGGCTCAGCAATCTATCAGCACCCACCTGGAAAGCGTTGCACATGCTTGTGTACGTCGCATACGGATTAATCGTACTGCACGTCGCGTTTGGTATCTTGCAAGCTGAAACAAGTCCGATTCTTACCGGCCTCATGATCGCAGGGTTTGTGCTGGTATTGGGCCTTCACCTGGTTGCTGCATTCAAAGAAACCGCTGCAGATCAGCCCCTACAAACAAGCGAAGAATTTGTCGCCGTTTGTCGTGTGGATGAGATTCCCGAGAAGCGCGCAAAAATTGCAACCCTCGCTGGAGACCGCGTAGCCATCTTCCGGTATGACGGCAAAATCTCAGCTGTTGCCAATGCCTGCCAACATCAGAATGGTCCACTCGGCGAAGGGCGAATCATTGACGGCTTCATCACCTGCCCCTGGCATGGGTTTCAGTATTGTCCACACAATGGACAGTCGCCGGCACCTTTTACTGAAAAAATTCCCACGTTCAATGTGAAAATTGAAAACGGGCAGGTTTGGGTTGCCACGCGTCCCAACAAAGCCGGCACGGAAGTGCAACCGGCTATCATTCAAGCTTAACGAACCAGTAATCCTGTGAACAACGACGATTTCTATATTGGCTACCTGGAAAAAGCGCCGGCCCCTGTTGGACGGTTCACCAGGACAGTGGTTATCTCGCTTTTCGTACTGACAGCAGGCATTGCCCTGCTGGCTGTTACTGGCCAAAAGGCATTCCTGCCCAGCACCTTTGAGTTTCTCCAATACCAGACCTTTACGGGTACATTCCACAGCCATCCGTATCCCATGTTACAGGTAATGGAGTCGACAACCGTTGGTGGTGTGCCGACCTACCAGCACTATTATCTGGTCAAAGAAGGTAAATTTGGGACGCAAGATCTCGCAGCGACCTACGAGGGGAAGCGGGTTACCCTGGAGGGTTCGCGGATTTATCGCGACAACCAGGAAATGATAGAGATAAAAGCTGGAACGCTGCAGCTTGATGAGGGCGAATCACCATTGCCAAAAGCCGGCGCGCAAAGCCTGGGCACCTTCACGTTGCGGGGGGAAATTGTCGACAGCAAGTGTTTCCTTGGCGTTATGAACCCGGGTAGCGAAAAACCCCATCGGGCGTGTGCAACCCGCTGTATCAGCGGAGGCATTCCTCCACTATTTGTTGTTCGGGATGAAGCAGGCAACTTAAGTTACCTGCAACTCCAGGCCACAAATGGCAGTACCGTAAATCAGGATGTTCTGGACATGGTCGCTGAGCCTGTGGAAATAACAGGCGAAGTCCTGCAACTCGAAAACATTTTGATCTTGCAAGCAGATCCTGCTACCTACCTGAGACTGAACAGCTGATATCCCGAATGTTTATTCGAGGCTAACCCACCTTCATCATGAGTGCTTTACCCAAAACACGCATCCCACTCGATGCGGTATATCCGCGGTTTACTACCTACCTGCCACCCGGTGTTATCAGGGATGGAAAGTATGAATTACGCTTTGCCAGCACGCGCGAAGAACTTGACGCTATAGAACGATTACGCTTCGAAGTGTTCAACCTCGAACTGGAAGAAGGTCTCGCTTCATCGTACGATACGGGCAAGGACGAAGACCTGTTTGACCAGGTTTGTCATCATATGATGATATACAAAGCGTCAGCTGGCGTTGTTGGTACGTATCGCTTTCAAACAGCAGAAATGGCCCGAGAAAGCGGGCTGGGTTTTTACTCAGCATCTGAATTTGATTTATCAACTTTGCCTGAAGAGGTAGTAGCGCAAGGCGTAGAACTGGGACGCGCGTGTATTGCAAAAGAACACCGCAGCCTCAAGGTACTGTACCTCTTATGGAAAGGCATTGGCATGTACCTGATGCACAACCAGCGACGCTATTTGTTTGGATGTACCTCACTTACCAGTCAGGACCCGGCTGAAGGCCACGGGGTGTACGAGTTGTTGCACAAACAGGGCCATGTTCACCCCGGCATCGAGGTAAAGCCCCAACCAGACTTTATCTGTGAAACGAACCCCAAAAAAGCCCACTCAAAACCCAGGGTGCCACGGTTAATGCGGGCTTACTTGAGTCTGGGAGCAAAGGTTTGCAGCCCGCCGGCACGCGACCAGATGTTCAAAACCATCGACTATTTCACGCTCTTCGACACAAGCCGACTAACTGACCAGGCAAAGTCGTATTTTATGCTAAAATAGTGCGCCTGGTATAGCTTATCGCTCTCATTCGTCTACCCGTGATGAATATGCGGACACTCCGCGCATCATACAGATTGCTCCTGCTCTGTTTGCTCACAGCCATCCTCACCGTTATATGGCTGGGTCGCATTCCATTGCTTCGAGCAGAAAAGAGGAATCCCTGGCGGGGTACCATGGTTGGGCTATGGGCGCGAAATGCCATTCGCATCCTGCATATACGCATTACGGTCAACGGGACACCGCCGGCGGCGCCTTTTTTCTTGGTATCCAACCATCTGAGTTACCTGGATGTCATACTGTATCAAACGCAGATGCCTTGCGTATTCGTAGCAAAATCGGAAGTAGCACACTGGCCGGTTGTTGGCTGGCTTGCACGCGCCATTGGCACCCTGTTCATCAACAGAAGAAGCCGGCGAGATGTTGTGCGCGTAAACCAGGAAATACAACAAGCCCTCACAAGCGGCGATGGTGTGATCCTGTTCCCCGAAGGGACCTCAAGCAAAGGGGAAACCGTACTGCCATTTAAATCGGCAACCCTGGCAACCGTCACCAATATGGGATACCCGGCCTACTATGCCTCGGTTACCTATAAAACACCAGAGGGCGAACCACCCGCACAGCAGGTGATTTGCTGGTGGGGAGACATGACGTTTGCCGACCATGTTTTCAATATGCTGAAGCTCCCCTACTTTGAAGCCACCGTCACTTTCGGAGCCGGGGCTGTAGCTACCACCGATAGAAAAGAAATGGCCCACCTGCTGAATGCACGTATTGTAGACAGCTTCGTGCCAGTAGTATAAACTTGAATATTATGATCCATCTAAAGAATCTTATAGAAAACAACGTGCTGTGCCTTGAACAAGGCATCCAGTTGCTGCGCGAGATGGAGGATGCTGTGTACACCCACACCGCATCTCCTGTGTATAGCAGCGGCATCGGCGATCATTACCGGCACTGCGTAGAACACTACCTCTGCTTCCTTGATGGTATCGACGCTAGAAGCATCGATTATGATGCGCGAAAGCGTGACCTGCGTATTGCAACCGAACGTGCTTACGCCATCGAAATCACACAGCAAATTATAGCACGACTCGACAAAATTGCCTGCAGCGGTGTTGCCCTGCGTGTCAAAATGGATTGTAGACTTGATGATGAAGAGGGTGCCATCTGGACGGACTCAACGCCGGAGCGCGACCTCCAGTATCTGCAGGCCCATACCATCCACCATTACGCGCTGATTGCCATGATCTTGCGTTTGCAGGGCCGGGAGCCGGGTGAAGGCTTTGGCGTTGCACCCTCCACGCTGACTTATCGAAAACAACGCCAGACCCAAGCGGCATGAGCCCTGAACGTGAAGAGGATGACCCGCTGGAAAACACACCTGTAAAGAAGAGCCGCTGGCGATACGTTGCCGGCGTTTTTCTATTACTCCTGCTCGTCTCTCACATCATCCGCTGGACCCAACGCGATGCAATCAACCTGCGAAGCGATCAGATAAGCCTGGATTTGCCCGTTGTAGAGCGCAATAAAACGGGCGATGAAGTTGTAACAACTGCGTATACCTTGCTGGAGCCAGACAGCGCGCGCTATCCCAATCCTGCTACGCTGGTCCTCCTCCATGGCAGCCCGATGGCTTCGATGTCGATGATGACATTGGCCCATACCCTGCCCGACTCGTTCCGCATCCTCGTCCCGGATCTGCCGGGCTTTGGACGCTCAACGCGCCGCATTCCCGACTATTCGGTCGACGCCCACGCAGTGTACCTCAATGCGATGCTTGATTCACTCGGCATCGGCGAGGCCCATTATGTCGCGTACAGCATGAGCGGCGGTGTTGCCCTGCAAGCCTATGCGCGCGCGCCCGAAAAGGTAGCTTCCGTTGTGATGTTGTCCGCCATTGGTGTGCAAGAGCTTGAGTTGCTGGGCAGTTACCTGATGAATCACGCAGTGCATGCCCTGCAGCTTGGTTTTATGTGGAGTTTGCAAGAGCTAACGCCACACATGGGCTTTATGGACGAAGCCATTCTCAACACATCCTATGCCCGCAATTTTTATGACACAGATCAACGCCCGCTTCGAGAAATCCTGACTCAGTTTGAACCGCCGATGCTGATAATGCATGGCGAGAAGGACATGCAGGTCCCGCTGGACGCAGCCATTGAGCATGCGCGCATTGTACCACAAAGCGAGCTGGCGCTGTTTGATGGTGGGCACGGACTGGTGTTCAATCCGAACGCTGGCTTCATAGAAAGCCTCACCGGATTTATAAACAAGGTAGAACGCGATGAAGCCGCAACGCGCAGCACGGCAACGCCGGCACGCATCGCGGCAGCAAATGTCCCGTTCCAGAAAGAGGCCTTCCCCAAGGCTGAAGGATTGACCTTGCTGGTTTACATGTTACTGATTGCGCTTGCAACCCTGGTTACGGAAGATGGCGCAAGCATTGGTGCCGGCCTGCTGGTAGCCCAGGGCACAATGAACTACTTCCCGGCAATGCTTGCCTGCCTCATTGGCA
This genomic interval from Bacteroidota bacterium contains the following:
- a CDS encoding lysophospholipid acyltransferase family protein, which produces MRTLRASYRLLLLCLLTAILTVIWLGRIPLLRAEKRNPWRGTMVGLWARNAIRILHIRITVNGTPPAAPFFLVSNHLSYLDVILYQTQMPCVFVAKSEVAHWPVVGWLARAIGTLFINRRSRRDVVRVNQEIQQALTSGDGVILFPEGTSSKGETVLPFKSATLATVTNMGYPAYYASVTYKTPEGEPPAQQVICWWGDMTFADHVFNMLKLPYFEATVTFGAGAVATTDRKEMAHLLNARIVDSFVPVV
- a CDS encoding GNAT family N-acyltransferase → MSALPKTRIPLDAVYPRFTTYLPPGVIRDGKYELRFASTREELDAIERLRFEVFNLELEEGLASSYDTGKDEDLFDQVCHHMMIYKASAGVVGTYRFQTAEMARESGLGFYSASEFDLSTLPEEVVAQGVELGRACIAKEHRSLKVLYLLWKGIGMYLMHNQRRYLFGCTSLTSQDPAEGHGVYELLHKQGHVHPGIEVKPQPDFICETNPKKAHSKPRVPRLMRAYLSLGAKVCSPPARDQMFKTIDYFTLFDTSRLTDQAKSYFMLK
- a CDS encoding Rieske 2Fe-2S domain-containing protein, with amino-acid sequence LATAAFLLLHIILVIGPLCRLNPKFLPLLYNRRHMGVSMFILALAHGIFSIIQFHVLADLNPLISILVSNGQYSSLANFPFQPLGLLALAILLLMAVTSHDYWLSNLSAPTWKALHMLVYVAYGLIVLHVAFGILQAETSPILTGLMIAGFVLVLGLHLVAAFKETAADQPLQTSEEFVAVCRVDEIPEKRAKIATLAGDRVAIFRYDGKISAVANACQHQNGPLGEGRIIDGFITCPWHGFQYCPHNGQSPAPFTEKIPTFNVKIENGQVWVATRPNKAGTEVQPAIIQA